A genomic segment from Ruegeria sp. TM1040 encodes:
- a CDS encoding ParB N-terminal domain-containing protein, whose amino-acid sequence MTLRPIDVSEQPPVQVKAPVSEPELRWLEISDLVVNDLYQRPLGAKNWSVIRKIAIKFDWSKFTPITVAPSGEGCDRFAIIDGQHRVHAAAMRGLVRVPAMVANIAPPEQASCFAAINSARTNVSAFHLFKAGLAAGDTSARIADAAVSASGCRLMPYNKSARNREAREIYAIGLVRGYTSQKNGASIVTRALRALSGSACAEDPQLYQARILRPWFATLWDEPEMCELNLEAFVSKANLVSVRDRIGVMRERPEFAKWSDYALAAKSFKALLRQSARSGEIGSYLPSEGDEG is encoded by the coding sequence ATGACACTTCGACCAATCGATGTATCAGAACAGCCACCGGTCCAGGTGAAAGCGCCCGTATCCGAGCCGGAATTGCGCTGGTTAGAGATCTCCGATCTTGTCGTGAATGACCTCTACCAGCGTCCGCTTGGGGCAAAGAACTGGAGTGTTATCCGAAAAATAGCGATCAAGTTCGATTGGTCCAAGTTTACTCCGATCACTGTTGCCCCCAGCGGCGAGGGCTGTGATAGGTTTGCGATCATCGATGGTCAGCACCGCGTGCATGCTGCCGCCATGAGGGGGCTGGTACGCGTTCCGGCAATGGTCGCGAATATTGCGCCGCCTGAGCAGGCATCCTGTTTCGCGGCGATCAATTCGGCTCGGACCAATGTCTCGGCGTTCCATCTGTTCAAAGCTGGGCTTGCGGCGGGTGATACATCGGCGCGGATCGCTGATGCCGCTGTGAGCGCCAGCGGCTGCCGGCTCATGCCGTACAATAAGTCTGCTCGCAACCGCGAGGCCCGTGAGATCTATGCCATCGGGCTGGTGCGGGGATACACGTCACAAAAGAATGGTGCATCGATCGTGACGCGGGCATTGCGGGCATTATCCGGATCCGCATGCGCCGAGGATCCGCAGCTGTATCAAGCCCGTATTCTGCGGCCCTGGTTTGCCACCCTCTGGGATGAACCTGAGATGTGTGAGCTGAACCTCGAGGCCTTCGTGTCGAAAGCAAATCTGGTCAGTGTACGGGACCGGATCGGCGTGATGCGCGAGAGACCTGAGTTTGCGAAATGGTCTGACTACGCGCTCGCGGCAAAATCGTTCAAGGCTCTCCTGCGCCAATCGGCGCGCAGCGGCGAGATTGGCTCATATCTTCCTTCTGAGGGAGATGAGGGATGA